gaaggacgtcgcctacatagtctgcttggtgaaggacgtcgcctacatagtctgcttggtgacggacgtcgcctacatagtctgcttggtgacggacgtcgcctacatagtctgcttggtgacggacgtcgcctacatagtctgcttggtgacggacgtcgcctacatagtctgcttggtgaaggacgtcgcctacatagtctgcttggtgaaggacgtcgcctacatagtctgcatagtctgcttggtgacggacgtcgcctacatagtctgcttggtgaaggacgtcgcctacatggtctgcttggtgacggacgtcacctacatggtctgcttggtgacggacgtcgcctacgtagtctgcttggtgacggacgtcgcctacatagtctgcttggtgacggacgtcgcctacatggtctgcttggtgacggacgtcgcctacgtagtctgcttggtgacggacgtcgcctacgtagtctgcttggtgacggacgtcgcctacatagtctgcttggtgacggacgtcgcctacatagtctgcttggtgacggacgtcgcctacatagtctgcttggtgacggacgtcgcctacatagtctgcttggtgacggacgtcgcctacatagtctgcttggtgacggacgtcgcctacgtagtctgcttggtgacggacgtcgcctacgtagtctgcttggtgacggacgtcgcctacgtagtctgcttggtgacggacgtcgcctacatagtctgcttggtgacggacgtcgcctacatggtctgcttggtgacggacgtcgcctacatggtctgcttggtgacggacgtcgcctacatagtctgcttggtgacggacgtcgcctacatagtctgcttggtgacggacgtcgcctacatagtctgcttggtgacggacgtcgcctacatagtctgcttggtgacggacgtcgcctacatagtctgcttggtgacggacgtcgcctacatagtctgcttggtgacggacgtcgcctacatagtctgcttagTCACCTACATAGTCTGCTTAGTGATGACCTACCTAATAACAGCTAGCACAGTCTCTGTAGGACACCATGTCTCTGTAGGGGACTTCTTTGTAGGAGAAGTCgctgttggggacgtctctgtagAAGACTTCTCTGGGGGGGATGTCTTTTTAGGGGATGTCATTGTAGGAGGAAGTGTTTTTAGGGGACATCTTTGTAGGGGACGTGTTAATGGGGGATGTCTTTGTGGTGACCGTGTTTGTAGGGGACATGTTTGTAGAGGACGTTTTTGTAGGGCACCTCTTTTTAGGGGAAAAGTTTGTAGGTAACGTGTTTGTAGGGGACTTCTTTGTAAGGATTGTGTTTGTAGGGGACGTTTTTTTAGGGGACGTGTTTGTGGCAGATGTGTTTGTAGGGGACGTGTTTGTAGGGGGCTTCTTTGCAGGGATTGTGTTTGTAGGGGACGTCTTAGTAGGGGACGTCTTAGTAGGGGACGTCTTAGTAGGGGATGTGTTTGTAGGGGACGTGTTTGTAGGGGACTTCTTTGTAAGGATTGTGTTTGTAGGGGACGTTTTTTTAGGGGACGTGTTTGTGGCAGATGTGTTTGTAGGGGACGTGTTTGTAGGGGGCTTCTTTGCAGGGATTGTGTTTGTAGGGGACGTCTTAGTAGGGGACGTCTTAGTAGGGGACGTCTTTGAGGGAGACGTCTTTGTGGGGGCCGTGTTTGTAGGGGAAATGTTTGTTGAGGACATATTTGTAGGGGACGTCTTTGTGGGAGCCGTGTTTGTAGGGGAAATGTTTGTTGAGGACGTCTTAGTAGGTAACGTGTTTGTAGGGGACTTCTTTGTAAGGATTGTGTTTGTAGGGGACGTTTTTTTAGGGGACGTGTTTGTGGCAGATGTGTTTGTAGGGGACGTGTTTGTAGGGGGCTTCTTTGCAGGGATTGTGTTTGTAGGGGACGTCTTAGTAGGGGACGTGTTTGTAGGGGACGTCTTTGAGGGAGACGTCTTTGTGGGGGCCGTGTTTGTAGGGGAAATGTTTGTTGAGGACATATTTGTAGGGGACGTCTTTGTGGGGGCCGTGTTTGTAGGGGAAATGTTTGTTGAGGACGTCTTAGTAGGGGACGTTTTTGTAGGGGAAGTCTTTGTAGGGGACGTGTTTGCGGGGATCGTGTTTGCAGGGGACGTCTTAGTAGGGGACGTCTTAGTAGGGGAGGTCTTAGTAGGGGATGTGTTTGTAGGGGACGTCTTAGTAGGGGACATATTTGTAGGGGACTTCTTAGTAGGGGATGTGTTTGTAGGGGACGTCTTAGTAGGGGATGTGTTTGTAGGGGACGTCTTAGTAGGGGATGTGTTTGTAGGGGACGTCTTAGTAGGGGACATATTTGTAGGGGACTTCTTAGTAGGGGATGTGTTTGTAGGGGACTTCTTAGTAGGGGACATATTTGTAGGGGACTTCTTAGTAGGGGATGTGTTTGTAGGGGACGTCTTAGTAGGGGATGTGTTTGTAGGGGACGTCTTAGTAGGGGACATATTTGTAGGGGACTTCTTAGTAGGGGATGTGTTTTTAGGGAACGTCTTAGTAGGGAATGTGTTTGTTGGGGGCGTCTTTGTGGGGGCCGTGTTTGTAGGGGACATGTTTGTTGGGGTCTTCTTAGTAGGGGACGTTTTTGTTGGGAACGTCTTTGTAGGGGACGTCTTTGTAGGGGGCTTCTTTGCAGGGATCGTGTTTGTAGGGGACATGTTTGAAGGGGATGTCTTTTTAGGGGACGTCTTTGTAGGGGGCTTCTTTGCAGGGATCGTGTTTGTAGGGGAGGTCTTAGTATGGTGACTTATTTGTAGGGTGCGTCTTTGTGGGAGACGTCTTTGTGGGGGCCGTGTTTGTAGGGGGACATGTTTGTAGGGGACGTCTTATTAGGGGATGTGTTTTTAGGGGATGTCTTAGTAGGGGATCTGTTTGTAGGGGACATGTTTGAAGGGGACGTCTTTGTGGGAGACGTCTTTGTGGGGGCCGTGTTTGTAGGGGAGGTCTTAGTAGGGGATGTGTTTGTAGGGGACGTCTTAGTAGGGGATGTGTTTGTAGGGGACTTCTTAGTAGGGGAAGTGTTTGTAGGGGACGTCTTAGTAGGGGATGTGTTTGTAGGGGACTTCTTAGTAGGGGAAGTGTTTGTAGGGGACTTCTTAGTAAGGGATGTGTTTTTAGGGAACGTCTTAGTAGGGAATGTGTTTGTTGGGGGCATCTTTGTGGGGGCCGTGTTTGTAGGGGACATGTTTGTTGGGGTCTTCTTAGTAGGGGACGTTTTTGTTGGGAACGTCTTTGTGGGGGGCGTGTTTGTAGGGGGACATGTTTGTTGAGGTCGTCTTAGTTGGGGACGTTTTGTAGGGGACGTCTTTGTAGGGGGATTCTTTGCAGGGATCGTGTTTGTAGGGGACATGTTTTTAGGGGACGTCTTTGTAGGGGGCTTCTTTGCAGGGATCGTGTTTGTAGGGGACATGTTTGTAGGGGAGGTCTTAGTATGGTGACTTATTTGTAGGGTGCGTCTTTGTGGGAGACGTCTTTGTGGGGGCCGTGTTTGTAGGGGGACATGTTTGTAGGGGACGTCTTATTAGGGGATGTGTTTTTAGGGGATGTCTTAGTGGGGGATCTGTTTGTAGGGGACATGTTTGAAGGGGACGTCTTTGTGGGAGACGTCTTTGTGGGGGCCGTGTTTGTAGGGGGACATGTTTGTTGAGGTCGTCTTAGTAGGGGACGTTTTGTAGGGAACGTCTTTGTAGGGGACGTCTTTGTAGGGGGCTTCTTTGCAGGGATCGTGTTTGTAGGGGACATGTTTGTAGGGGACATGTTTGTAGGGGACGTCTTATTAGGGGATGTGTTAGGGGATGTCTTAGTAGGGGATGTGTTTGTAGGGGACATGTTTGAAGGGGACATGTTTGAAGGGGACATCTTTGTAGGGGACTTCTTTGCAGGAATCGTGTTTGTAGGGGACGTCTTTGTGGGAGACGTCTTTGTGGGGACCGTGTTTGTAGGGGACATGTTTGTTGAGGACGTCTTAGTAGGGGACGTTTTTGTGGGGGCCGTGTTTGTAGGGGACGTATTTgtaggggaggtttttgtagggatcGTGTTCGTAGGGGGACATGTTTGAAGGAAACATATTTGTAGGGGACGTCTTTGTGGGGGTCGTGTTTGTAAGGGACATGTCTGTAGAGGACGTCTTAGTAGGGGACATGTTTGTGGGAGAAGTTTTTGTAGGGATCGTGCTTAAAAGGAATGTCTTTGTAGGGGACGTATTTGTAGGGGACGTCTTTGTGGGGGCCGTGTTTGTAGGGGACCTCTTTTTAGGGGACGTCTTAGGGGACCTCTTTGTAGGGGACGTGTTTGAAGGGAATGTCTTTGTAGGGGACATGTTAATAGAGGACGTCTTCGTAGGGGACCTCTTTGTAGGGGACGTCTTTAAGGGTCGGCCTTCAAAGGGGGCGGGGTCACATGACACGGAGAGGCTACATCCAAGCTGGAGGTTGTGtgatgtccactgtagaggacgtcTCCGTCACGTCAGCGCTTCACTTCCTGCCGCCAGAAGGATGACGGTGCATTCAAGGTCTGTAGTTTATTTCAGGTTGGCGACACTCGCTGACTGATGGACACTGGCAGCCGTGACGGAGGACAAAGAAAAGACGACGCTGACGTTTCCCGCCACGCGTCCGCTGGCCAAACCAAGCCAGTGCAGCCTTTTGGCGAGCAGGAGTGTCGCTGGGACGCCATCTTGTCTCCTCCAACACATCACCGCTGTTCAACTGTCCACCGaggtcagctagcgattagggcGCTAGTTGTCAACCAGCCTTTTTAGACACAGATTAGTGGCGCCCgagtcagctagtgattagcaacAAAAGCTGTCAGCTAACGATAGGggcgctagttgtcagctagccattagcGGTGCTTAATGTCAGCTATCGATTAGCTTGTGAtttgtcagctagccattagcGGTGCTTAATGTCAGCTATCGATTAGCTTGTGAtttgtcagctagccattagcGGTGCTTAATGTCAGCTATCGATTAGCATGTGAtttgtcagctagccattagcGGGGCTTAATGTCAGCTATCGATTAGCATGTGATTTGTCAGCTAGCCATGAGCAACAAAAGCTGTCAGCTCATGATCCGAGCGCTATTTGTCACCTAGCAATTAGTGTCGCCAGTTGTCAGCTACTGATTGACAACTAAATCTGTCAGCTAACAAATAAGTCACTAGCTGTCAGGTAACGATTAGTGCACTAGCCATGAGCTAATGATTAGggtgctagttgtcagctagggattagcatgctaattttcagCTAGAAATGAGCAACAAAAGCTGTCAGCTAAGGATTAAGGCACTAGTTGTCAGTTAACGATTAGTAGTGCTGGttgacagctagcgattagcatgttAATTGTCTGCTAGCAATTAGCAACAATAGCTGTCAGCTAACAACTAGGGTGCTAACTGTCAGTTAGTGATTAGTAGTTGTCTGCTAGCAATTAGTGTGCTCGTTGTCAGATAGCAATTAGCAACAAGTGCTGTCAGCTAACAACGAGGACGCTAATTGTCAGTGATTAGTGGCGCTAGTTGTCAACCAGCGATTAGTTGTCTTTTTGTCAGCTAACGATTAGAAACAAACCTGTCAGCCCATGATCGAGACGTTTGTTGTCAGCTAACGATTAGGGCACATGGTTGATGATCattacaaaatgtgcaaaatgttttttgtttaaaaatgctACCCGTGTGATTGGATGATGGGAATGTTGCTTGAAAGACGAGGTGACTTCTTTCACATCATGTGATGGCATCGTACCCTTTCAAGTATCCTGACAAGTACCCTTACAAGTATTCTTACAAGTACTGTTACAAGTATTGCTACAAGTACCGTTACAATTATTGCTACAAGTACCGTTACAATTATTGCTACAAGTACTGTTACAATTATTGCTACAAGTACTGTTACAAGTATTGTTTCAATTCCCGTTACAGGTACTGTCACAAGTAAAGTTACACGTTCCGATACTATTATTGTTAAAAGTACCCTTACATGTATTGTTACAAGTACTGTTACAAGTACTATTACAAGTATTGTTACAAGTCCCATTACAAATACCGTCACAAGTACCGGTACAATTATTGTCAAAAGTACTGTTACAAGTACCGTCAAAAGTATTGTTACGAGTACCTTCACAAGTATTGCTACCAAGTACCGTCAAAAGTATTGTTACAAGTACCTTCACAAGTATTGCTACCAAGTACCGTCAAAAGTATTGTTACAAGTACCGTCACAAGTATTGCTACAATTATTGTTACAAGTACCATTGCAAGTTCAATCAATAAAGTTCCGTCACAAGTACCGGTACAATTATTGTTAAAAGTACTGTTACAAGTACCATCGCAAGTATTGTTACAAGTCCCATTACAAATACCGTCACAAGTACCGGTACAATTATTGTCAAAAGTACTGTTACAAGTACCGTCAAAAGTATTATTACGAGTACCTTCACAAGTATTGCTACCAAGTACCGTCAAAAGTATTGTTACAAGTACCTTCACAAGTATTGCTACCTAGTACCGTCAAAAGTATTGTTACAAGTACCATCACAAGTATTGCTACAAGTATTGTTACAAGTACCATtgcaagttcaatcaatcaagtcCTGTCACAAGTACCGTTACAAGTTCCAATACAAGTAATGTTACAAGTACTATTACAAGTACCCTTAAAAGTACTGTCACAAGTTCAGTTAAAAGTACAGTCACAAGTACCGTCAAAAGTACGTTACGAGTTCCGATACAATTATTGTTACAAGTACTGTTACAAGTACCCCTACAAGTACCGTCACAAGTTTCGTTAAAAGTACTGTCACAAGTACTGTTACAAGTGTCATCACAAGTTCAGTTACAAGCATTGTTGCAAGTACCGTTACCAAGTACCATTATAAGTATTGTTACAAGTACTGTCACAAATACTGTTTTAAGTACTGTCACAAATACCGTTACAAGTATTGTTACAAGTACTGTTACAAATGTTGCTACAAGTACTGTCACAAGTATTGTTAAGA
Above is a genomic segment from Nerophis ophidion isolate RoL-2023_Sa linkage group LG02, RoL_Noph_v1.0, whole genome shotgun sequence containing:
- the LOC133548275 gene encoding salivary glue protein Sgs-3-like; translated protein: MSPTNTIPAKKPPTKTSPKNMSPTNTIPAKNPPTKTSPTKRPQLRRPQQTCPPTNTPPTKTFPTKTSPTKKTPTNMSPTNTAPTKMPPTNTFPTKTFPKNTSLTKKSPTNTSPTKKSPTNTSPTKTSPTNTSPTKKSPTNTSPTKTSPTNTSPTKTSPTNTAPTKTSPTKTSPSNMSPTNRSPTKTSPKNTSPNKTSPTNMSPYKHGPHKDVSHKDAPYK